One genomic window of Fusarium keratoplasticum isolate Fu6.1 chromosome 3, whole genome shotgun sequence includes the following:
- a CDS encoding Zn(2)-C6 fungal-type domain-containing protein, translated as MKTRQIRFRLWNQPRPTPHDELASPADRDTHPKGREARRSRSGCTECRRRRVKCDETFPVCVRCQKRGSFCQSPPRLTKWQHEAPWIKLGSSPAPTEQVVIKSKSDDKALLRYWLERASQIMVIDPDENPLSFPILEYVEQCPSLKHALQSVGAGHRHYFDPDKLSKCLEERSSALRLIIQDLSCPGDNLFPLFLSVLLVGLSTAWTNAPTAEFGQQHLRGARALTDILLSDASNRETRPPYFNFVVGAYLYWDMATAFLIPADEQVSLNTDEMYTALLDVGQEYHPFGGYSTEIFYLLGNVGRYCRSVVEKGVRDESVEVALQEEMEKWEPNRDNPQLGLISDAFRSHGLINLEAICYRRRRDDSVDDALMTELLNLTCEEDAELWHSLSSSSIDEDLEARIRNRALEVVRNLISIPSSHGCTNLQAIPLFTAGSELTKEDTRERELVLQRFREVYSLNHLRANLTALEMLPEIWKRKDAGETITWLEVMIEKGWNIMLG; from the coding sequence ATGAAGACCAGACAGATCAGGTTCCGCCTCTGGAACCAGCCTCGGCCGACTCCCCATGATGAGTTAGCCAGCCCAGCCGACCGCGACACACATCCcaaaggccgagaagcaCGAAGAAGTCGATCGGGCTGCACAGAATGCCGACGCAGGCGCGTCAAATGCGACGAGACATTTCCCGTGTGCGTCCGCTGCCAGAAACGCGGCTCCTTCTGCCAATCTCCCCCCAGATTGACAAAGTGGCAGCACGAGGCGCCCTGGATCAAGCTTGGCTCCTCCCCAGCTCCCACCGAGCAGGTCGTTATCAAGTCAAAGTCCGATGACAAGGCTCTGCTACGATATTGGCTTGAGAGAGCCAGCCAAATCATGGTCATCGACCCTGACGAGAATCCGCTCTCGTTCCCCATCCTTGAATATGTCGAGCAATGTCCCAGCCTCAAGCATGCCCTGCAGAGCGTTGGTGCCGGGCACAGGCATTACTTTGATCCTGACAAGCTCTCTAAATGCCTGGAGGAGCGAAGTTCAGCCCTTCGCTTGATCATACAGGATCTATCTTGCCCTGGCGACAACCTGTTCCCTCTCTTTTTGAGCGTGCTGCTGGTCGGTCTCTCCACGGCCTGGACCAACGCCCCCACGGCCGAGTTTGGCCAGCAGCACCTCCGTGGAGCGCGAGCTCTGACCGACATTCTGTTATCCGATGCATCGAATCGAGAAACGCGACCGCCGTACTTCAACTTCGTCGTTGGGGCTTATCTGTACTGGGATATGGCCACGGCCTTCCTCATCCCAGCCGACGAGCAGGTGTCTCTCAACACTGACGAGATGTACACTGCTCTGCTGGATGTCGGCCAAGAATATCATCCTTTCGGGGGCTACTCGACCGAGATTTTCTACTTATTGGGCAATGTAGGGCGCTATTGTCGGTCggtcgtcgagaagggtGTTCGCGATGAATCGGTCGAGGTTGCGTtgcaggaggagatggaaAAATGGGAGCCGAACCGAGATAATCCCCAGCTCGGTCTCATAAGCGATGCCTTCAGGTCTCATGGGCTGATCAACCTAGAAGCCATCTGCTATCGGCGTCGTCGGGATGACAGTGTAGACGACGCTCTGATGACCGAACTCCTCAACCTGACATGCGAAGAGGATGCGGAACTGTGGCACAGCCTATCATCAAGTTCAATCGACGAAGACCTCGAGGCTAGAATCAGGAATCGGGCGCTGGAGGTGGTACGCAACCTCATCTCGATCCCCTCTAGCCACGGTTGTACCAACCTTCAGGCCATCCCGCTCTTCACGGCAGGCTCTGAACTGACCAAGGAGGATACACGGGAGAGAGAATTAGTGCTGCAGAGGTTCAGGGAGGTGTACTCGCTGAATCATCTGCGGGCGAATTTGACGG
- a CDS encoding NmrA domain-containing protein: protein MATSTRKIIAVVGGTGNLGSSVARSLHDNPDFHVRVLSRDPTTAKAQVLAKNGIEVVKCDNWKADDLQQAFTGCWGVFINIDSDAPNFKNRIGPSEFEMGKIIIDAAVKPGVKHAVHASLPAASKLTNGKVPVLAFDDKAAISEYLLEPGRFETASILSAGWFLENAFDPKYTAAFGGFATIPDAEGFLTYRVPAMGNDPESVPWLAVADDYGDFVHGVFLDPERWNRQYIHGVSESASFAELTAKFQKLTGKPARHVEIPKGGLTATTASKTTEVNGLFDLMQEIKGNFFNGIPTKSEDARVLKENASKARRSDGVKARPMTIEEFFTKYAK, encoded by the exons ATGGCTACTAGCACTCGCAAaatcatcgccgtcgtggGCGGGACGGGTAACCTAGGAAGCTCGGTGGCACGATCGCTTCACGATAACCCCGACTTCCATGTCAGAGTCTTGTCTCGTGATCCCACCACTGCAAAGGCACAGGTTCTGGCCAAGAACGGCATTGAAGTCGTCAAGTGCGACAATTGGAAGGCAGATGACTTGCAGCAAGCCTTTACTGGCTGCTGGGGGgtcttcatcaacatcgaTTCGGATGCTCCG AACTTCAAGAACAGGATCGGCCCCTCCGAGTTTGAAATGGGCAAAATCATCATAGATGCAGCGGTCAAGCCTGGTGTGAAGCATGCAGTGCACGCGTCGCTCCCAGCGGCGTCTAAGCTGACAAACGGCAAGGTTCCTGTTCTCGCCTTTGATG ATAAAGCAGCCATCTCAGAGTACCTTCTTGAACCAGGCAGGTTTGAGACCGCCTCGATACTCAGCGCAGGCTGGTTTTTGGAGAATGCCTTTGACCCCAAGTACACGGCCGCATTTGGAGGCTTTGCAACGATACCAGATGCCGAAGGATTTCTGACATATCGCGTGCCTGCAATGGGCAACGACCCTGAGTCTGTTCCGTGGCTGGCAGTAGCCGACGACTACGGCGACTTTGTCCATGGCGTATTTCTAGACCCCGAGAGATGGAACCGTCAATACATTCACGGAGTTTCGGAGTCTGCGTCTTTCGCCGAGCTGACGGCCAAGTTCCAAAAGC TGACTGGCAAGCCAGCCCGACATGTGGAGATTCCCAAAGGAGGGTTGACTGCGACAACGGCTTCCAAGACGACTGAAGTGAATGGACTTTTTGACTTGATGCAAGAAATCAAGGGAAACTTCTTCAATGGCATCCCGACAAAGTCGGAGGATGCTCGCGTTCTCAAGGAGAATGCTTCCAAAGCTCGTCGATCCGATGGAGTGAAGGCTCGACCCATGACCATAGAAGAGTTCTTTACAAAGTATGCGAAATGA
- a CDS encoding DAO domain-containing protein has protein sequence MTANVTILGAGVTGMVIAASLPKEYDVTIVAEHMPGDYDTKDWASPWAGAIWVGVHDSRPLEQKMQLEGFAGLWKLAEKHPESSARQIEMTEIMDRGSKSDVWYADKLPGFRFLSKDELPAGAIYGMKYWTVVLTPQKFLLWLYQRLQARGVKFLRTKVMSLSDLKGLGHDVLINASGFGAQTLSDVREQNMKSWRLQCVVAKNETYDRLFIRRGLNGYYSTAFSRMDGTVYVGGVLTEGSQDVNISEEHRATICRRAHENNPDLFPSPDPQDWPILYDHVGIYPTMDNEIAGVRCEREKVGRQNVIHAYGQNAGGYVYSFGLARSVVNLVNETILEVPSGSKL, from the exons ATGACGGCCAATGTTACAATCTTGGGTGCCGG CGTCACTGGAATGGTGATAGCAGCAAGCCTCCCTAAAGAGTACGATGTGACGATTGTTGCCGAACATATGCCGGGCGACTACGATACCAAAGACTGGGCCAGCCCTTGGGCCGGAGCGATTTGGGTCGGCGTTCACGACTCTCGACCCCTCGAACAGAAGATGCAGCTAGAGGGTTTCGCGGGTCTGTGGAAACTAGCCGAGAAGCATCCCGAATCAAGTGCCCGTCAAATCGAAATGACTGAGATCATGGACAGGGGATCCAAGAGCGACGTCTGGTATGCCGATAAACTCCCTGGTTTCCGGTTTCTCTCCAAGGACGAACTTCCCGCCGGCGCGATATACGGCATGAAGTACTGGACCGTGGTTCTGACGCCCCAGAAATTCCTCCTGTGGCTGTATCAGAGACTTCAAGCCAGAGGAGTCAAATTCCTCCGAACAAAGGTCATGTCGCTCTCAGATctcaagggccttggccACGATGTCCTAATCAACGCTTCTGGGTTCGGCGCCCAAACTCTGTCCGACGTGCGTGAGCAGAACATGAAGTCGTGGAGGTTGCAGTGTGTAGTAGCCAAAAACGAGACATACGACCGGCTTTTCATCCGCCGCGGCCTGAATGGCTACTACTCGACTGCTTTTTCGCGCATGGATGGCACCGTTTACGTTGGCGGAGTACTCACTGAGGGCTCGCAAGACGTGAACATCTCGGAAGAGCACAGAGCGACG ATCTGTCGAAGAGCGCACGAAAACAATCCCGACTTGTTCCCGTCCCCTGACCCTCAAGATTGGCCAATTTTATACGATCACGTTGGCATTTACCCGACCATGGATAACGAAATTGCTGGTGTAAGGTGTGAGAGGGAAAAAGTTGGAAGACAAAATGTAATCCATGCCTATGGCCAGAACGCTGGTGGTTATGTGTATAGCTTCGGTCTCGCAAGATCGgttgtcaacctcgtcaacgaGACGATCCTGGAAGTTCCTAGCGGCTCCAAGCTGTAA
- a CDS encoding DAO domain-containing protein: MVKITILGAGVTGMTIASQLPIDYKITIIGKHLPGDPEDFNFASNWAGACWVGVPDSSPRDRKLQLDSYAGLWKIASEHPDSGLRISQVTEIMETGSPDTIWFHDKIRGFRFLKPDELPARATWGMTYKSIIISPPVFLKWLRARLEARGVEFKRMSVENLDELKSLGHDILINASGASSKQLPGVADKTLIPCRLQSIVMEKDWDKGFIYRGRDGYYFNIFGRPDGTCYVGGFKDFGVDDRTVYDEQRQTILARGHQVLPDVMKSDRPEDYKILYDIATSYMLRRQEHGGARVEREVINGQKVVHAYGQEAGGFTYSFGMARAASELVAQYAYELPVPSHL, translated from the exons ATGGTCAAAATCACCATCCTGGGTGCAGG TGTCACCGGCATGACAATTGCCAGTCAGCTGCCAATCGATTACAAGATCACCATTATTGGAAAGCACCTCCCCGGGGACCCAGAGGATTTCAACTTCGCCAGTAACTGGGCGGGCGCATGTTGGGTTGGCGTGCCCGATTCGAGCCCTCGAGACCGGAAGCTACAACTGGACTCATACGCCGGGCTTTGGAAGATCGCTTCCGAGCACCCTGACTCTGGCCTTCGAATCTCTCAAGTTACAGAGATCATGGAGACTGGCTCTCCCGATACCATCTGGTTCCACGACAAGATCCGCGGATTCCGATTCTTGAAGCCCGACGAATTGCCTGCCCGCGCGACCTGGGGCATGACCTACAAATCCATCATTATTTCTCCACCTGTTTTTCTGAAATGGTTGAGAGCGCGGCTTGAGGCGAGGGGTGTCGAGTTCAAACGCATGTCGGTCGAGAACTTGGATGAGCTCAAGAGCTTGGGTCACGATATTCTCATCAATGCTTCTGGTGCAAGCTCAAAGCAATTGCCGGGCGTTGCCGATAAAACCCTTATTCCGTGCCGACTTCAATCGATTGTGATGGAAAAGGATTGGGATAAAGGATTCATCTACCGTGGCCGTGATGGATACTACTTCAACATCTTTGGTCGACCAGACGGTACCTGCTACGTCGGTGGCTTCAAGGATTTTGGCGTTGACGATCGAACCGTCTACGACGAACAGAGACAAACG ATTTTAGCTCGCGGCCACCAGGTACTGCCCGATGTCATGAAATCAGATCGACCTGAAGACTACAAGATCCTATACGACATTGCCACATCATACATGTTAAGACGGCAGGAGCATGGAGGTGCCAGGGTCGAGAGGGAAGTGATCAATGGTCAAAAGGTTGTGCATGCATACGGCCAGGAGGCGGGAGGATTCACCTATAGCTTCGGTATGGCAAGGGCTGCCAGTGAACTCGTTGCGCAGTACGCGTACGAGCTTCCTGTTCCTAGCCACTTGTAG